A window of Perognathus longimembris pacificus isolate PPM17 chromosome 6, ASM2315922v1, whole genome shotgun sequence contains these coding sequences:
- the Ddx27 gene encoding probable ATP-dependent RNA helicase DDX27 gives MLADLGLIGTIGDDDEVPVEPESDSGDDEEEGPIVLGRKQKALQKNRSADFNPDFIFTEKEGMYDGSWAMADVMSQLKKKRAATTLDEKIEKVRKKRKAEEKAVKSGESEEKEARVGCDPEEPEDGEGKDEDSADEESETDYSSADEKVLTKADTLKVKERKRKKKGQEAGGFFEDASQYDESLSFQDMNLSRPLLKAITAMGFKQPTPIQKACIPVGLLGKDICACAATGTGKTAAFALPVLERLIYKPRQAPVTRVLVLVPTRELGIQVHSVTRQLAQFCSITTCLAVGGLDVKSQEAALRAAPDVLIATPGRLIDHLHNCPSFHLSSIEVLILDEADRMLDEYFEEQMKEIIRMCSHHRQTMLFSATMTDEVKDLASVSLKNPVRIFVNSNTDVAPFLRQEFIRIRPNREGDREAIVAALLTRTFPDHVMLFTQTKKQAHRMHIVLGLLGLQVGELHGNLSQTQRLEALRRFKDEQIDILVATDVAARGLDIEGVKTVINFTMPNTIKHYVHRVGRTARAGKAGRSVSLVGEEERKMLKEIVKAAKAPVKARILPQDVILKFRDKIEKMEKDVYAVLRLEAEEKELQQSEAQINTAKRLLEKGQEAKEQEPERSWFQTKEERKKEKIAKALQEFDLALRGKKKRKKFMKDVKKKGEMTAEERSQFEILKSQMFAERLAKRNRRAKRARAMPEEEPARGPAKKQRKISVFDEELTNTSKKALKQYRAGPSFEERKQLGLPHQRRGGAFKSKSRYKRKK, from the exons ATGCTGGCGGACTTGGGACTGATCGGGACCATCGGCGACGATGACGAGGTGCCGGTGGAGCCCGAGTCCGACTCCGGAGACGACGAGGAGGAG GGCCCCATCGTGCTGGGTAGGAAGCAGAAGGCCCTGCAGAAGAACCGCAGTGCCGATTTCAACCCTGATTTTATTTTCACTGAGAAGGAGGGCATGTATGATGGCAGCTGGGCCATGGCTGACGTCATGAGCCAGCTCAAGAAGAAG AGAGCAGCCACTACTTTAGATGAGAAGATTGAGAAGGTgcggaagaaaaggaaagcagag GAGAAAGCAGTCAAGTCTGGGGAGTCGGAGGAGAAAGAAGCTAGGGTGGGCTGTGATCCAGAGGAGCCAGAGGACGGGGAAGGGAAGGATGAAGACTCTGCTGATGAAGAGTCAGAGACTGACTACTCCTCAGCTGATGAGAAGGTCCTCACCAAGGCAG ATACACTCAAAGTAAAGGAGCGGAAGCGGAAGAAGAAGGGACAG GAAGCGGGAGGATTCTTTGAAGACGCCTCCCAGTATGACGAAAGCCTTTCCTTCCAGGACATGAACCTCTCCCGGCCTCTCCTGAAG GCCATTACAGCCATGGGCTTCAAGCAACCCACCCCGATCCAGAAAGCCTGCATTCCCGTCGGTCTGCTGGGGAAGGACATCTGCGCCTGTGCCGCCACGGGGACAG gtAAAACCGCAGCCTTcgccctccccgtcctggagcgTCTCATCTACAAGCCCCGCCAGGCCCCGGTCACCCGCGTGCTGGTGCTGGTGCCCACCCGCGAGCTGGGCATCCAGGTCCACTCGGTCACCAGGCAGCTGGCTCAGTTCTGCAGCATCACCACCTGCCTGGCCGTGG GAGGCCTGGATGTGAAGTCCCAGGAAGCGGCGCTGCGGGCGGCCCCCGATGTCCTCATAGCCACCCCTGGTCGGCTCATCGATCACCTCCACAATTGTCCTTCCTTCCACCTCAGCAGCATCGAGGTGCTCATCCTGGACGAGGCCGACAG GATGCTGGACGAGTACTTCGAGGAGCAGATGAAGGAGATTATCCGCATGTGCTCCCATCACCGCCAGACCATGCTCTTCTCGGCCACCATGACGGATGAG GTGAAAGATCTGGCGTCTGTCTCCTTGAAGAATCCCGTCCGGATATTCGTGAACAGCAACACAGATGTGGCTCCCTTCCTGCGGCAGGAGTTCATCCGCATCCGGCCCAACCGGGAAGGGGATCGGGAAGCCATCGTGGCAG cgctgCTGACGAGAACCTTCCCCGACCACGTGATGCTGTTCACCCAGACCAAGAAGCAGGCGCACCGCATGCACATCGTGCTCGGGCTCCTGGGGCTGCAGGTGGGCGAGCTCCACGGCAACTTGTCGCAGACGCAGCGGCTGGAGGCGCTCCG GCGCTTTAAAGATGAGCAGATCGACATCCTTGTGGCCACGGATGTGGCAGCCCGTGGGCTGGACATCGAGGGGGTCAAGACG GTCATCAACTTCACGATGCCCAACACCATCAAGCACTACGTGCACCGCGTGGGGCGGACGGCCCGCGCTGGCAAGGCGGGGCGGTCCGTGTCTCTGGTGGGGGAGGAAGAGCGGAAGATGCTGAAGGAGATCGTGAAGGCGGCCAAGGCCCCAGTGAAGGCCCGCATCCTTCCTCAGG ATGTGATCCTCAAGTTCCGGGACAAGATTGAAAAAATGGAGAAGGACGTGTACGCGGTGCTGCGGCTGGAGGCGGAGGAGAAGGAGCTGCAGCAGTCAGAGGCCCAG ATCAATACAGCAAAGCGGCTCTTGGAGAAGGGGCAGGAGGCAAAAGAACAGGAGCCGGAGAGGAGCTGGTTCCAAaccaaagaagagaggaagaaggaaaaaa TTGCCAAGGCCCTGCAGGAGTTTGACTTGGCtttaagaggaaagaagaaaaggaagaagttcATGAAGGATGTgaagaaaaagggggagatgaCA GCGGAGGAAAGGTCCCAGTTTgaaatcctcaagtctcagatgTTTGCCGAGCGCTTGGCCAAGAGGAACCGCAGAGCCAAGCGGGCCAGGGCGATGCCTGAGGAGGAGCCGGCCAGAGGCCCCG CTAAGAAGCAGAGGAAGATCTCGGTGTTTGACGAAGAACTCACCAACACCAGCAAGAAGGCCCTGAAACAGTATCGAGCCGG CCCTTCCTTTGAAGAAAGGAAACAGCTGGGGCTGCCCCAccagaggaggggaggagcctTCAAGTCTAAGTCCAG GTACAAGAGGAAGAAGTAG